In Halosolutus amylolyticus, the genomic window CGAGGCGGACTTCTCGGCGGCGGCGCGTGCGTGCGGGGCGCATGCGGGACAGCAGACGACCGTCTCGCCGTCCGGCATCGTCACGGTCGTCAGTTCCTCGAGCGGCACCGTCCGGCCACACCCGTCACAGCCAGCCTGACGTTCCCCGGCTACAGCCATCATCTCACTGATTGGTAGTCTTCCTATATCAGTCCTGTCCATCCTGGAACAATTCTCGCTGTGCTCGTCGTGGGGCCGTAGGACGTGCTTACTCGAGCCGATCGTCTCCGTCGGAAACCGGATCGGCCTGAAAGTCGTCGATAACAAAGTACGATCGACCCCTCAGCGACGACGTGCGAGGTCACCCCTCGCACGGAGACGCCCTGTCCGTTGGACGGTACCCGGGGACGAACCGTCACCGGGTTCCTCCTCTCCTGTCAGGTTTTTCGAGACCCGATCGAAACCGGGACTGCAATACGCCAGCGCCCCGGACGTGAGGGTATGGACACGGCATCTCGGACGACGACCCGTGACGGTCGCGTCGACCGCGAGACGCTCCTCCTCGGTGCGGTCGACGTCTGCGTCGTCGTCGCGTTCGTGACCGTCGGACTGCTGAGTCACGGAACCAATCCGATCGCGGAACCGATCGCCGCGCTCGAGACGATCGCCCCGTTCGTCCTCGGCTGGCTCGCGATCGCACCCCTCGCGGGGGTCTACGGAACCCGGTCGACGTCGATCGCTCGCGTGGCGCGCGTGACGGCCGTCGCCTGGATCGCGGCTGCGAACGTCGGCCTGATCCTTCGAGCGTCGCCGCTGTTCGACGGGAGCGCAGTCTGGCCGTTTACCCTCGTCATGACCGGGTTCGGTCTGCTGGCCCTCGTCGGCTGGCGAGTCGCCTACGCCGCGGTCGATGGTTCCGCCTCCTGATCGGGACCAGGTGTAATCGGCGTTCGAGGCGGGGCGATCACCGCCCGTTTCCGCTGACGTATCGAGATTCTGAGAACCTCTGCCTTTGAATTAGTGACGGCTGTTACCAGCCCACAGTCGAATCGATCTCGATCGATCGATCCGTCGTCGGGCGAGAACCGTTTTCTACCGCGAGATCGCCTCTCTCGGTCGCAACGCGATACCGACAGCGAACGTGACATAGGCGACGAAGTGTCGTCTCTCGAAACACCATCCGACGGATGAATCACCTATAACTTATGAGAATCCAACCCCTTGTATACAGATATGAGGCCGATCCGGTATAGAGCGATTATGGGAAACACTTATATGCCTATTTCTCATACTATACGTTAGATTATGACTGGATATTACGACATTGTTCTTGGCCTCATCCCAGTCGCACTGGTCGGAATCACCACGGCGTTGATGCTCGTGGGGATCTCGTTGACCGCTGCCGTTCCGATCGGTTCGCTGGTCGCGATGGGGATCATCGGCCACGCAATGTTCGTAAATACGCCTGCCGACGTCCCCGACGAACCTCAGTCGACGCGGCCGCCACACGCTGACTGAATCCAGTCCGTTCACGTTCTTTTTCCCGTTTCGTTCCGTCTGGTCGGCTATGACCGACACGCTGTTTCTCACGAGCGCTGCCGTCAGTGACCTCGCGACCCCCGACGCGTACGTCGACGCGGTCCGCGATGGATATCGAGAGCGGGGACACGGTGCGCCGGCCCAGCCCCGATCGAAGTTCCTCCGTTCGGACCCGGAGGGAATGTTCACCAGCTACGCGGCCATCCTCCCGGAGACGGGGGCGATGGGCGGGTACATGTACTCCGCCGGGTTCGGTGCGACGGACGCCTGGTTCATGACGCCCCTGTTCGACGCCGACAGCGGCGAACCGCTCGCGTTGCTCGACGGGGCCAGCATGAACCCCTTCAAGACGGGTGCGGCCGGTGCCGTGGCCGTCGACGAACTCGCCCGGGACGACGCCGAAACGGTCGGGATCATCGGCACCGGCCCGCAGGCCCGAGGGCAACTGAAGACGACGGCGACCGTCCGCGAGTTCACCGACGTGCGAGTCTACTCGCCGACGGCCGAGAGTCGCGAGGACTTCGCGGCCGAGTTCGACGAAACCCTCGACGCGACCGTCCGTGCGGTCGACTCGAGCGAGGCCGCTGTGAGTGGGGCCGACGTGGTGGTCACCGCGACGACCGCGAGCGACCCGGTGTTCGACGGCGACGCGCTCGACCCCGGCACGCACGTGACCGCGATGGGCCAGTACAGTCGGGACGCGCGCGAACTCGATACGACGACGATCGAACGGGCGACCTACGTGCCGGACCTCCGAGAGCGCGCGACGGTCGACGCGGGGTCGTTCCTCGCCGCGCTCGACGCGGGCGTCGTCACGGAGGACCACGTCCACGCGGAACTGGGCGAGGTCGTGGCCGGGACCGAACCGGGGAGAACGAGCGAGGACGAAATCACCGTCTTCGACAGCGGCGGAACCGGCATCGAGACCGTCGCGGCCGCGTACATGCTCTACGAGCGCGCACGCGAGGCGGGGCGAGGCACGACGATTTCCTTTGCATCGGCCAGCGAGGCGCTCACCGGGTGACGATCAGTCCCGGTCCCGTACGCGGTCGATCGCCGGCCCCTAAACGCCGGCACGCGACCACTCCTCGTCCGGGCCGCCCCGTTCGTATCGAGCGCCCTGTCCACACTCGGGACAGCCGAATCGCTGGAACTCGACCTCACTGCCGATAAGCGGGATCGTTTTCTCGGTACCCCCGGCTCTGAACTCCATCTCGACGCCACAGAGCGAACACGTCGGCGGTTCCAGGGTGGGTTCGTTCTCGAGAGACATGGCTGACCACGTTGTATGTTACCACTCGACATTTCTTCAACGTTTGCGTCCGACCTACTGCACTGCCGTGTCGATCGATCCGGCCGGACGGCGCGCCCTCATACGGATTGCTGTACCGATGTACCGGCCCGCGATCCGGGCGGCGGTTACGCCGGAAATGACTTACAGTGAACCGTATCAGTCAGCCGCGGGGCGAACCTTGAACCCGTACCGGGTGACGCCCTCCTGCGTGTAGATCCGCCGGATCGTCGTCTCGATTCGATCGCCGACCGCGAACGCCCCGGGATCGGCGTCGGTTCCCATCGCGGGGATGCTGACCGCCTCGCTCGCATCGTCGGCGTCGAGCGCGAC contains:
- a CDS encoding DUF3054 domain-containing protein, which translates into the protein MDTASRTTTRDGRVDRETLLLGAVDVCVVVAFVTVGLLSHGTNPIAEPIAALETIAPFVLGWLAIAPLAGVYGTRSTSIARVARVTAVAWIAAANVGLILRASPLFDGSAVWPFTLVMTGFGLLALVGWRVAYAAVDGSAS
- a CDS encoding ornithine cyclodeaminase family protein; translated protein: MTDTLFLTSAAVSDLATPDAYVDAVRDGYRERGHGAPAQPRSKFLRSDPEGMFTSYAAILPETGAMGGYMYSAGFGATDAWFMTPLFDADSGEPLALLDGASMNPFKTGAAGAVAVDELARDDAETVGIIGTGPQARGQLKTTATVREFTDVRVYSPTAESREDFAAEFDETLDATVRAVDSSEAAVSGADVVVTATTASDPVFDGDALDPGTHVTAMGQYSRDARELDTTTIERATYVPDLRERATVDAGSFLAALDAGVVTEDHVHAELGEVVAGTEPGRTSEDEITVFDSGGTGIETVAAAYMLYERAREAGRGTTISFASASEALTG